A single region of the Raphanus sativus cultivar WK10039 chromosome 1, ASM80110v3, whole genome shotgun sequence genome encodes:
- the LOC108813146 gene encoding uncharacterized protein LOC108813146, whose product MRLILTVMLSFIPYLYSSPHRPCSSPVSRPRLRRCRLSRFATALVATSALLLASVAWLSLVFSPATSRCWHLLRDWEDAHIWNRRYHPHIPTEREIEISPPALPIFDHDDEIIQPRNRTLDLTLNHLMFGIAGSSQLWERRKELVRLWWKPSQMRGHVWLEEQVSPEEGDDSLPPIIVSEDSSRFRYTNPTGHPSGLRISRIAMESFRLSLPGVRWFILGDDDTIFNVINLLAVLAKYDPSEMVYVGNPSESHSANSYFSHSMAFGGGGIAISYPLAQALSRIHDDCIDRYPKLYGSDDRLHACITELGVPLSKEPGFHQWDIKGDAHGILSSHPIAPFVSIHHVEAVNPLYPGLSTLDSLKLFTEAMVLSPRSVLQRSICYDHTRKLTFSISLGYVVQVFPNVLSPRDLERAELTFSAWNGIRHPSEFDLDIKPPVSSLCKKPILFFLNEVGREGNATLGTYSRSLVKDDLKRKLLCFQRSPPLPNVEKIQVLGLPLSKNWHLAPRRLCCRATPTTNEPFRLTVGQCGKIILGSTISSQ is encoded by the exons ATGCGTTTAATCCTCACCGTCATGCTCTCATTCATCCCTTACCTCTATTCATCTCCTCACCGTCCCTGCTCTTCCCCCGTCTCTCGTCCTCGCCTCCGTCGCTGCCGTCTCAGTCGTTTCGCCACCGCATTGGTCGCTACATCCGCTCTTCTCCTCGCCTCCGTCGCCTGGCTCTCCCTCGTCTTCTCACCCGCCACTTCTCGCTGCTGGCATCTCCTCAGAGATTGGGAAGACGCACATATCTGGAACAGACGCTACCATCCTCACATCCCTACCGAAAGAGAAATCGAAATCTCGCCGCCAGCTCTCCCTATCTTCGATCACGACGATGAGATTATCCAACCTAGGAATCGAACTCTCGATCTCACTCTGAACCACTTGATGTTTGGCATCGCTGGATCTTCACAGCTCTGGGAACGTCGCAAGGAGCTCGTGAGGCTATGGTGGAAGCCTTCTCAGATGCGCGGCCACGTCTGGCTCGAAGAGCAGGTTTCACCAGAGGAAGGGGACGATTCTCTTCCTCCCATCATAGTCTCCGAAGACTCTTCTCGTTTCCGTTACACAAACCCCACTGGCCATCCTTCCGGACTCCGAATCTCCCGCATCGCCATGGAGTCTTTCCGCCTCTCTCTCCCTGGCGTCCGCTGGTTTATCCTCGGAGACGACGACACCATCTTCAATGTTATCAACCTTCTTGCTGTCTTGGCCAAGTACGATCCTTCCGAGATGGTTTACGTCGGAAACCCGTCCGAGAGCCACTCCGCTAACTCCTACTTCAGTCATAGTATGGCTTTCGGAGGCGGGGGAATCGCCATTAGCTACCCTCTTGCCCAAGCTCTCTCTCGCATCCATGATGATTGTATCGATAGATACCCTAAGCTATACGGTAGCGATGATCGTCTCCACGCTTGTATCACTGAACTCGGAGTTCCTTTGTCCAAAGAGCCTGGCTTTCACCAG TGGGACATTAAGGGAGATGCTCATGGCATCTTGTCCTCTCATCCCATCGCACCTTTTGTCTCTATTCATCACGTTGAAGCTGTTAATCCTCTATACCCCGGCTTATCCACATTAGATAGTTTGAAACTCTTCACAGAAGCTATGGTTTTGAGCCCCAGGAGTGTTTTGCAGCGATCCATCTGTTACGATCATACTCGCAAGCTGACTTTTTCCATCTCTCTTGGTTATGTTGTACAAGTTTTCCCCAACGTCCTCTCGCCACGGGATCTTGAGCGAGCTGAGCTTACCTTCTCTGCCTGGAACGGGATAAGACATCCCAGTGAGTTTGATCTTGACATAAAGCCTCCTGTTTCGTCTCTCTGTAAGAAGCCTATACTCTTCTTCTTGAACGAGGTAGGACGTGAAGGCAATGCGACCCTTGGAACCTACTCTAGATCATTGGTGAAAGATGATTTGAAGAGGAAGCTTCTGTGTTTTCAACGCTCTCCTCCTCTGCCTAATGTGGAAAAGATCCAGGTCTTAGGGCTTCCTCTGAGCAAAAATTGGCACTTG GCACCAAGACGGTTGTGTTGCAGAGCAACTCCAACTACTAATGAGCCTTTCAGATTAACAGTTGGGCAGTGTGGAAAGATCATTTTGGGTTCCACGATTAGTTCCCAATGA